GCGGCGGCGCAAGCTGCTGGACAACTACCTGGCGACGGTAGCCGAGTTGGGCGTCGATTTCGTCGGCCTCGGCGCCTATACCTCGGTGATTTCCAACGCCGGCGAGGATGTGCGCAACGAACGCTTCCACACCACCACCGGCAATAGCCTGACCGCCATGGTCGGCGTCGATGCCCTGGTCAGCACCTGTGCCAACCGGGGCGCGCCACTGGCCAAGCGCCTCACCGGGGTGATCGGCGCCTATGGCTCGGTCGGCCGCCTTGCCAGCCTGCGTCTCGGCCAGTACGCCGAGCACCTGGTGCTGCTGGGCAACGCCGCCAACCGCGGCGCCATGCAGGCGCTCAAGCGGGTCGGCGGCGAGTTGTATCGCGCTGCCCTGCAGGCGCTGCTCGCCGGGCAACGTCGCGGTATCGCCCGCAGCCTGGCCGCGGCGCTGCCCCCCGGCCAGTCACTGGAGGCATTGCTGGCTCGCGATTGCAGCGAAGAGCAGGGGCTGTGTGCGCTGTTCGACGAGGTCGATGCCTTGGTGCGAGGGACCGGCACGCTGGCGCCGCTGAGCATCGACTCCGATCTGGAGCGCTGGCTGCCGCGCCTGGACGCCCTGCTGTCGGCCACCTCCAACGGCTCGGCCTTTATCGATTCGCAGCGCCTGCGCAGCAACGCGGTGATATGCGACTGCGCGCAGCCGCCGGACATCGGCCGCTCCTCGCTGGCCGACCGCCCGGACGTGTGCGTGATCGAGGGCGGGCTGATCCAGATGCCCGAGCGTGGCCAGCGCTTCGGCAACCAGAACCTGACCGACCTGCCCACCGGCGTGACCTTCGCCTGCCTGGCCGAAACCCTGGTACTGACCATGGCCGGCAAGCGTCGCGACTACAGCGTCGGCAAGCGCCCGTCACTGGAAGACGCCGAGGAGATTTTCGAGTTGGCACTCGGCCTGGGCTTCGCGCCGGTGGTCGAGCAACCGGTCGAGAAGGCCGGCTGACGGATTGCCCGGCCGCACCGCCAGATGGCCGGGCCTAGAAGAATGGAAATCGAGGATCAATCATGTCGATGCTGCATGCACGGAACGTCACTGAGCAACGCCTGCCGGGTCTGATCGGCGCGCTGGAACAACGCGGGCGGATGGCGCTGGAAACGGCGGATTCCGCTGAGGTCTGCGAGCTGTTCCGGCGCTACCGCGCCGCAGGCCTGATCATTCCCGAGACCTATGGCGGCCTGGGGGTCTCGACCCGCGAAACCGTCGAGATACTGCGTGTGGTGGGCTCGCTGTGCCCCTCGCTGGCAGTGATGATGACCATGCATCACCACACCATCGCCACCATCGTTCAGCTCGGCGGGCTGATCCCGGCCGCCGATGAGCTGCTCTGCGCTATCGCCCAGAACCAGCTGCTGATCGCCTCGGCGTTCGCCGAAGGCAAGAGCGGCGCGCAGATCTTCAACAGCAGCGTGAAGGCCCAGGCGGTGGAGGGCGGCTTCCTGCTCAGTGGCAGCAAGAAGCCCTGCACCATGAGCCATCACATGGACGTCATCGTGGTCGGCGTGGTGCGCGAGAACGCCGATGGCGGCTTCACCCAGGGTTTTGCGGTGGTCTTCGAGGATGGCAGCCGGGTTACTCGCCAGCCGTTCTGGAACACGCCGGTGCTGGCCGCGGCCAACAGCCATGCCCTGGTGTTCGACGAGGTGTTCGTGCCCAGCGAACGCATGCTGCTCGCCGAGGGCGACGACGAGGCGGTGGCAGCATCGGTGCAGGAAACCTCCCTGTCGGGGCTTTGCTGGTTCCAGCTGATGGTCGGCGGCACCTACCTGGGGGTGGTGTCCGCCATGGCTGGGCTGCTGCTGGCGCGCCGCGGCGGTGAGGACGCGCCGCTGGCGCAACTGGCCATCGAGCTGGAAGGCGCACAGCAGGCGCTGATCGGCACTGCGCGGGAGCTCGAAGAACAACGTGCCGCCGACGAGGCCACCTACGCCAAGGCGCTGTGTACACGGTTCATGGTGCAGGGCGCCATCGAGCGTAGCAGCAACCTGGCCGTCGAGGCCCTGGGCGGCATGGCGTTCATCCGCTCCAACGAGGTCGCCTACCTGCTGGCCGCGTCCCGGGCGATCTGTTTTCACCCGATTTCACGGGCGGCAGCGGTGCCGCTGCTGGCGGATTTTCTGGGCGGCAGCGTGGCCGCCCATGGCTGATCGGCTGCCTGCCCGCTGGCCGGGCGTCTCTCTGCCACCGAACTGGAGCTAGAACCCATGGCCCACTCCACGGACTCGCTGTACCCCGGCTGCCGGCCAACGTCAGCCCGCTGTTCCATTTCGTCGCCATTCCCCTGTTCGCCGTGCTGGTGGCCTTCAGCGGGGTGGCAATCATCGCCATCCTCATCTTGTCGTTCGCCTTGCAGCTGGGGCGCCGGCTACTGGGTTGCGTGCCGGGTGCGACACGTTTCGGTGACGCCTGGGTGAGGGGGTATCACCGCCAGGTGCAGCGCCTGGCGGATCGCTGGCTGAAGGACCCGCGTGACGAACCGATCCTGGCGGCGGCGCTGACCCTGGCGCTGACGGCAGGGCCGGTGTTCATCCTCCAGTTGTGGCTGGGCGCCTTGGCCTGGCCTCTGGTGCTGGCGTTCTATGCGGCGGTGTATGGGCCCAATATTCGCGGCTTCGTGCGCTCGTTCAGTTCGATGCACCAGGAAGGTCATGTGCCGGGCGGCGTCTTCAAGCGCCCGAGCCGGCTCGACAAAAGGTGCGGCAACTCCTTCCTGTACATGTTCTTCGCCATT
Above is a genomic segment from Pseudomonas argentinensis containing:
- a CDS encoding acyl-CoA dehydrogenase family protein; this translates as MSMLHARNVTEQRLPGLIGALEQRGRMALETADSAEVCELFRRYRAAGLIIPETYGGLGVSTRETVEILRVVGSLCPSLAVMMTMHHHTIATIVQLGGLIPAADELLCAIAQNQLLIASAFAEGKSGAQIFNSSVKAQAVEGGFLLSGSKKPCTMSHHMDVIVVGVVRENADGGFTQGFAVVFEDGSRVTRQPFWNTPVLAAANSHALVFDEVFVPSERMLLAEGDDEAVAASVQETSLSGLCWFQLMVGGTYLGVVSAMAGLLLARRGGEDAPLAQLAIELEGAQQALIGTARELEEQRAADEATYAKALCTRFMVQGAIERSSNLAVEALGGMAFIRSNEVAYLLAASRAICFHPISRAAAVPLLADFLGGSVAAHG